Within the Terriglobales bacterium genome, the region GCGCCGGAGGGAAACGCCTGCCACACGCCTTGGGTAGGGCGCTTGATGGGATCGTCGCCCGTCCAATACTGCACCACATAGCGCCGCGCGTAGGGCTCAGCCCACGCAATGCGGATGGCGTTGACTTGCTGCGCATTGGCCAAATCGAGGATGACCCACTGCGGATGCAGCGCGTCATCTTCACCCGTGAACGCCTTGCTGAGATATGGATTGCTCTTCCAATAACTGTTGAGGTCACCATCAGTCATGCGGGAGTAGCCGTCGTTTCCTGTGCCATCGTTGCGCGTAAATCCGCGATGCGGCAACGGATAGCCGTACGAGTGCTGGATCGGTTCCGTGGATGTCGGGTTGCCGGTGAAATATCCTTTGCCGGCAGGATCGCTGTGATCACTCCATGTCCCTTGCGGATTCCAGTGCCAGGCTTCAACAAACAGTTCGGTATTCTGGCGATAGCTGACCGGTTGCCATCCTGCGGAAAGCACTTTGCTCATGGTCGCGGGATTGATGAGTTTATCGATCGCGCCCGCGGGCAGGCGATCAATCCCGGCTCCGAGGGTCTGGGTCGGGATAAAAGAATTGGTTGCATGTCCCGGCGTGGCATCAACTCGGACGGTGTGAACGGCAGGTGCTGGTGTAGGTTGAGACTGCGTTGCGGCCTCGGACACGAAGCCGAATACGACAATGAATAACAGGACGGCAAAGCGTTTAGTTGGCAAAGCAATCTCCCTCGTTGAAGAATATTTATGTCAAACCGGGCCATCGTAACTATTGCTCGGGTCTCCAGAACATCATGCGCAGAGTTCCCTGCGTGACCTGTCTGCAAGTAGTCTTTTCCCGGCCCACCCTGGGCACCGATATCAGAATGCCCTCCATGTCAGTATCAAAGGTGAGCTCCGCGGTAAAAGCAACCCAAATTGGCTCACAGCCATTGTCGTAGATAAATTGGATTTCTCCGCTGAGCTTTGTACCGTCAATCGTGATATTGCGAAAGTGCAATCCATCAGGATCAGCAGTCTTGAAGCTTAGTTGATTGATACGTTGGACCGCTACATAAGACATGCCTCCGTGTTTCCAGGCGCCTTCGAAGGTCAGGTTGGCCAATGATTTCTTCATAGGCGGCAGAAGGTTTGTCTCCAGGTCCGTGAGCGCATCCTTTATCTTCGACTGGCTGCCGGTGAGTTCGCGCGAAGGCAGGCCGCCGGCAGAAGCTGCCGCGGCGTTCAACTGCTCAAATTGTCTTTTAGTCTCTACAAGTTTCTGAGCAAAATTCCACGGGGCAGATGCCGGGGAAAATGGATACCGGGAGGGGTTCCTGTGAACCCTCTTCTCTTCGGTCACCGCCAGGAATTCTTTTTCCAATTCACTGATCCGGTCCGCAAGATCAAATGTATCGCTCCGCCACGAACCAGGCCCATTGGGTTTCTTGTCATCCGCACTTTTTTCATACATGGCAACAGGACCAAGCACATTGGAATATGTTAGGGCTTGGCTTTCGCCTTGGGAACCATTTTGGGAACAGCCTTTACAGAATTTCACCATGCGTAGCTGAAAATCCCGGCTGCGCTGCAGTTCTTCCATTGCATCATCGGCAGATTGTCCGATGATCTGCCCCCAGCCCGGACCGGATTTTGGCGCTCCCAGGCGATATAAACGTACCTGCCATTGATATGGGTGCTCCTTCTCCGAATTTCCCCGCGCAACGGATTTGATCACGCCATCTCGCTCCACGTAGTATGCGATTTGCCCGTTCGCTGTCAGGGCAAAAGCCGACATCATACCCACGAGTAGACAAAATAAGCGCATTCAGAAGTTCTCCTGGTTTTTGGGTCTAAAAGAGCCTGCAATGCAGCCGCCAATATTAATACGATTTAATAGAGTTTTGCTTTTTAATTTTAGAGGGCTTCCGATCATCCGCGTTACGCTTAAAGACTTGCGCAAACCCTCGAATCACCTTGCGTTGCACATATTAATTTTCTGTTTAAATTTTTGTTGACAGGGCCAAAAACCAGTCTATACTTTCTGCCACCATTGACACGGTTTATTAAAACGTTTCAATCATTTGAAGTGCTGTCGGTTGTCAAAAACCGCAATGGCTAATCCCCCAACCTAAGGAGACATTTTGCTGTGAAACTCCAAAAAGCTCAACTTTGTAAATGCCTCTTTGTCTTAGGCATCTCGCTCATCGTGCTGCTGGCGCTATCGCCGGCATTTGCTGCCCCCAAGACCCTGCATGGGTTGATCACGTTGTACGGCTTTCCGGACAACTCTCCCCCCGGAAATGGAATTGCTTTTCCTATCATTCACTCCGGCGCGGGCGGCAAAGGAAGCAATGCTGACCCCATCACATTCGCCACGGCTCCGGCGGAGCACAAACCTGGCACCAGGGTCTATGTAACGGCTTTCCAGAAATATTTCATCATGGAAGATGAATGCGTCGCCTGCGACGGCGATTGGGCGAACGGCCACCATCGCCACATTGACCTGTGGACCAACAGCAATGCCCACTCCAACTTCTCGAAGGTAATCGCCTGCGAGGATACTTTGACCCAGAGCAACGGCACGTTCATCCTGAATCCTGCCACCAACCTGAAGGTCAGCTCCAAGCCGCTCTATAGCGACAGCAACGGCGGCACTTGTTTTCACTAAGAATTCGCGATCCAAAGCTTAGGGGGTTTGGCAGAGCCATGACGGCTCTTCCAGACCCCATTGTTTTGTTTTGTAGACACCAAAGATAATTTCATGCCAGCCTGTACTATCGAATCGTCTGACGAATCTAAGAATCCGGACTGGTGAAAATATTGTTTTCTTCAAGGCACTTTTTCATTTGCCACACACAGAAGCTTATTCCATCAAGCTGGGTACTGGCGGCCCGCCGGCTTCGAATGGCTCCAATTCTCGGCATAGCGATGCTGACGTGCGCGTGGGTTGTTGGAACAACGCTTTTCGGGCAAACGCCTGCCGGCCAGACCAGCGTTCTCACCTATCACTATGACAACGGCCGAACCGGACAGAACATCCATGAAACCATCCTTACACCTGCCAAGGTGAACCCGGCCCGATTCGGCAGGCTCTTTTCGCAGCCGGTGGATGGTTACATCTATGCGCAACCTCTCTACGTGCCCAAACTGGAGATTCCCGAAAAGGGACTACACAACGTTGTCTTTGTCACCACAGAAGGCGATAGCGTGTATGCTTTCGATGCTGACAGCAATACGGGAGCCAATACAAAACCGCTCTGGCAGGCCAGCCTGATTGATTCCCAGCACGGCGCGGCAGCGGGGGCCACACCGGTCAACATGCTTGCTGAGTTGCGCTGCGATGCCATAGTTCCCATGGTTGGAAGCACGAGTACGCCCGTCATTGATCTCAGCACCAACACGATATATGTGGAGAGCTTCTCCAAAGAGGGCGGGCACTTCGTGCATCGCCTGCATGCACTGGACATTCAGCGTGGAACAGAAAAAGCACCCGGACCTGTCGTGATTACAGCCAACGTTCCGGGCGAAGGCGCCGGCGGCACGAACGGCATGATTACTTTTGATGCGCTGCATCAGCTCAATCGTCCTGGACTTGCGCTGGTGAATGGAACCATCTACATTGCCTATTCCTCACACTGCGACCGATCACCAGCCCATGGCTGGATTTTTGCCTATGACGCGGCCACTCTGGCGCAAAAAAGCGTGTTCATCACTACACCAAATGGCCTGCACGGAGGGATTTGGATGAGCGGTGCAGCCCCAGCCGTAGACTCGGCGGGCAATATCTTCCTTACGACCGGCAACGGCACCTTCGACCCGGCGCAGGTTCGAACGACGGAATTGAGCAACGCTCTTCTCAAGCTCACTTTCAAAAACGATGAACTAAACGTGCTTGATTACTTCATTCCCTATGATTATGCGCGCTTGAACCGCCACGACCAGGACATAAGTGCGGGCGGCGTCTTGCTGCTTCCCGATCAACCGGGCAAGCATCCGCACATGCTGGCGGTTGCCGGCAAAGCGGGGACTATCTATCTGATTGACCGAGACCAGATGACCACGGATGACCAGCATCTGTGCGGCAAGGGCTGCACCTCCGACTCGGAGATTGTGCAAGAGATTCCACAAGCCCTCAACAGCATGTTCGGTATGCCCGCCTACTGGAACAACACCCTCTACTTCTGTGGAGGTGGTGACGTGCTGAAGGCGTTCTCGTTGCGCGACGGATTGTTGCGCACCACGCCCGGTTCGACTTCGCGAGAGACTTACGAATACCCCGGCGCAAATATTTCAGTCTCGGCCAACGGCAACATGGATGGCATCGTTTGGACATTGCAGACGGGTGCTTATGAATCCAAAGGTCCCGGCGTTTTAAGGGCCTATGACGCGAACGACGTTTCTCAAACGCTTTATTCGAGCAATGTGATCAGAACCAGAGACAATCCGGGCGGCGCGGTGAAGTTCTCTGTTCCTACCGTCGTAAATGGAAAAGTTTATGTAGGAGCGGCGGGATGTTTGAGCGTCTATGGGCTGTTGAAGGATGCGCCAAGATCTTCGATGAACAGGAAAAAATTAAACCGCAGAGGACGCTGAGGAGCGCGGAGGTCGCGAATCGCCGTCTTGCAATCTTAAGAACGGAAGTCCGAAGAGCTGCGAGCAGCATCTTCGGACTCCGCCAGTTTATCGAATCAAATCAGCCTAGAACTTATAGATCAAATCAAACTGCAGACGATTTAAGTAAGGATCCTGTCTTCCGGCCGGCAGTCCGGGCGCCAGGGACGAATTCTGCAGGTTACGATTCAACGTGCGGCCAATCCACCAGTTGAATGCAGCTGTGGTATTGCTGCGGAGCAGCCAATTTACATAGAAACGGTTCTCCAGCACGTTGGTCGGGGCGCGTAGTTCGCTCTCATTGAACTGCGAGATGACCGCGTCTTGCTCGATGCGCATCCAGTTGTAGCCGATTTGCACGTCGTTTCTCTGCTTCTGTGCTCCCACGTTGGTATCGAACCAATAGCCTTTGTTCTGCTTCGAAGGAGCAAAGACGCTCCGCCGGGCCCGCAGGTTCTGCTGGTATTCTGCAGTCACGTGCCAGGGAAAACGCTTCCAGGGAGTAAGGATGGTGTTATCCCAGATGAAATCCGCATACTCGAATCCAGAGATGAAAGCGCGTTTCTGTGCTGTTCCCGTGCCGGCGATGAAGGTTGCATTGGTAAGGGAATTGGCGCTGTTCAATACGCGCACCGCTGGAGTGAGGGGCGGAGGAAGCGGCGTGCCCACCGCCGGAGTCAACGGATTCTGAATGCAACCGGTCGAGGTCGTGCTGGCGCAAGGCAAGACCGGGAGTGCAGCTTGCGCGATTGGGTCAGCGCCATTCCAGTTCAGCACAGTCGCGGATGGAGTTGAGGTCCAGATTTTTGCCGGTTGCAACCTCAATACCGCCTGGCCGCCGAGCGCGTTGGAATCCACGCCGCGGTTGATGCTCGTGCCTACAAGACCGCCTGCGACTTCGTTGAAAAGCAATTGCATTCCTTCGAAAGAAACATTTTTGACGATGGGATTATTGAAATCCCAGGAGAATTTTTCGGTAAAGCCTTCAGGATTCAAATCGGGATCGAAAGTAAGATCGGTGTGCTCCCAGTCGTAGGCGAACTTGCCGCCGGTGAGCTTGATCCATTTGGCAGCTTGCGGCTGGTAAATAATGTAGCCGCGATCAAAGCCAACGGCTTTACGTTCGAAAAAATTGGTAAATGTTTCGTTGGTGGAAATGGGATCGGCCAAAGAGGCTGCGCCGTTGACGTTCGCTCCTGAGGCGACGTAGATGCCGCCGATGAAATCCTCTCCCAACTTTCCTTCCACACCCACCCGCAAGCGAACGCGAGCACGATTACGGGCAACGCAGGCAGCGCAGCCGCTGTAGTTCTGAAATATGCTATCGGAGCGAAGGCGAATATCTCCGCTGATGCGGAAGCGCGACAGCACGCTCTCAACCCCGCCAATGCGCTTTTGCAGCTCTTTGTCAGAAGTTGTCTCCTGCCCTACGCTGGATTCCAGTTTGGCAACATCAGTTTTGAGGGCTACAACTGCCGTGTTGGCTTGCTCAGAGGCGGTCTCGGCGGTGGCAGCCTGAGTTTGTGCCTGGCTGGCCGTCTGCTTTGCCTGGACGTAATCCTGCTGAAATTGTGCCCCTCGCTGGTCGCGCTGCTTCAGATCTTCTATGAGTTGTTGGATTTGCTGTTGTTGAGTTGTGACGGTTTTTTCAAGCTCTTGCAGCTTGGTCAGCGTAGGGTCGACCGCATTGGCCTTTTTGTGTTGCCGTCGCAGTTTACTCTTTCCTGAATTTGCGTGCGCGTGCAAGAGT harbors:
- a CDS encoding putative porin — its product is MKKLAVLLLLAVPVLLHAHANSGKSKLRRQHKKANAVDPTLTKLQELEKTVTTQQQQIQQLIEDLKQRDQRGAQFQQDYVQAKQTASQAQTQAATAETASEQANTAVVALKTDVAKLESSVGQETTSDKELQKRIGGVESVLSRFRISGDIRLRSDSIFQNYSGCAACVARNRARVRLRVGVEGKLGEDFIGGIYVASGANVNGAASLADPISTNETFTNFFERKAVGFDRGYIIYQPQAAKWIKLTGGKFAYDWEHTDLTFDPDLNPEGFTEKFSWDFNNPIVKNVSFEGMQLLFNEVAGGLVGTSINRGVDSNALGGQAVLRLQPAKIWTSTPSATVLNWNGADPIAQAALPVLPCASTTSTGCIQNPLTPAVGTPLPPPLTPAVRVLNSANSLTNATFIAGTGTAQKRAFISGFEYADFIWDNTILTPWKRFPWHVTAEYQQNLRARRSVFAPSKQNKGYWFDTNVGAQKQRNDVQIGYNWMRIEQDAVISQFNESELRAPTNVLENRFYVNWLLRSNTTAAFNWWIGRTLNRNLQNSSLAPGLPAGRQDPYLNRLQFDLIYKF